From a region of the Lactuca sativa cultivar Salinas chromosome 4, Lsat_Salinas_v11, whole genome shotgun sequence genome:
- the LOC111883622 gene encoding protein transport protein SEC23: MTEFLDLETQDAVRMPWNVLPGTKQEAAQCVIPISAIYTPIKPLPNTTPLLPYSPLRCRNCRSVLNPFSIVDFSTKIWICSFCLHRNHFPHHYQSISDDNLPAELFPQYTTIEYEPQNERPASQAIPQVFFFVVDTCMIEEEIGFLRSGLSRVIGEIPENSLVGLITFGRYVCVHELGFFGRVPKVYVFNGAKEITKDQVLEQMGFFLKKPRPATGVVAGVRDGLSQESISRFLLPAADCEFALNSVLDELQKDPWPVPADQRAPRSTGTALTIAAHLLGVCVPGSGARIMAFLGGPTTEGPGSIVSKALSEPIRSHKDLDKDAAPFFNKAVKLYEGLAKQLIHQGHVLDVFACALDQVGVAELKVAVEKTGGLVVLAESFGHSVFKDSLLRVFQSGDTDLGLSSNGIFEVNFSKDIKIQGILGPCASLEKKGALCSDTSIGQGGTTAWKMCGLDKSTSLCLIFDIVKKESSDVIGQAANNQFYFQFLTYYQHSNGQMRLRATTLSRRWVTGPGNIQDLVAGFDQEAAAVVMGRLVSFKMETEAEFDPIRWLDKTLIHLCSRFGDYQKDNPSSFVLSPRLSIIPQFVFNLRRSQFVQVFNNSPDETAYFRMVMNRENVANSVVMIQPSLISYAFNSGAEPALLDVASIAADRILLLDSYFTVVVFHGSTIAQWRKAGYQNEPEHKVFAQLLQAPLDDADAIVKERFPVPRLVICDQHGSQARFLLAKLNPSATYNSEAPPTPGGDVLFTDDVSFEIFLDHLQRLAVQ, encoded by the exons ATGACGGAGTTCTTGGATTTGGAAACCCAAGACGCCGTGCGGATGCCATGGAATGTTCTTCCCGGCACCAAACAAGAAGCCGCTCAATGCGTCATCCCAATTTCCGCCATCTACACTCCGATCAAACCCTTACCCAACACCACCCCTCTCCTCCCTTACTCCCCCCTCCGCTGCCGCAATTGCCGATCCGTACTCAACCCTTTTTCCATCGTCGACTTCTCCACCAAAATCTGGATCTGTTCCTTCTGCCTCCACCGCAATCACTTTCCTCACCACTACCAATCCATCTCCGATGATAACCTCCCCGCGGAGCTCTTCCCTCAGTACACCACCATCGAATACGAACCCCAGAACGAGAGACCCGCTTCCCAAGCTATTCCTCAGGTGTTTTTCTTCGTGGTGGATACTTGTATGATCGAAGAGGAAATCGGGTTTCTAAGATCAGGGCTTTCGAGGGTGATTGGGGAGATTCCGGAGAATTCTCTTGTCGGTTTGATTACTTTCGGGAGGTATGTTTGTGTTCATGAGTTGGGGTTTTTCGGAAGAGTTCCCaaggtttatgtgtttaatgGGGCCAAAGAGATTACTAAAGATCAGGTTTTGGAGCAGATGGGTTTCTTTCTAAAGAAACCGAGACCAGCTACAGGAGTTGTTGCCGGAGTTCGAGATGGACTTTCTCAAGAAAGCATTTCCAGATTCTTACTGCCAGCTGCAGATTGCGAATTCGCCCTAAATTCG GTATTAGACGAGCTTCAAAAAGATCCATGGCCAGTTCCTGCAGATCAAAGAGCACCAAGGTCCACTGGCACTGCTTTAACCATAGCCGCTCATTTGTTGGGAGTATGTGTTCCTGGTTCAGGGGCTAGAATAATGGCGTTTTTGGGTGGGCCCACAACTGAAGGGCCAGGTTCT ATTGTATCAAAAGCCTTGTCTGAACCTATTCGTTCTCACAAGGATCTAGATAAAGATGCTGCTCCTTTTTTTAACAAAGCAGTGAAGTTATATGAAGGACTTGCAAAGCAACTTATACATCAAGGACATGTTCTTGATGTTTTTGCTTGTGCTCTTGATCAG GTTGGAGTAGCTGAGCTTAAAGTTGCAGTTGAAAAAACTGGAGGACTTGTTGTGTTAGCAGAAAGCTTTGGTCATTCAGTTTTTAAAGATTCTTTATTGCGTGTTTTCCAATCGGGTGACACTGACTTGGGTTTATCATCAAA TGGTATATTTGAAGTAAACTTTTCAAAGGATATCAAAATCCAGGGTATTCTTGGTCCATGTGCATCACTTGAGAAG AAAGGTGCTTTATGTTCTGATACCAGTATTGGTCAAGGGGGTACTACTGCATGGAAGATGTGTGGACTTGATAAATCGACTTCATTGTGTTTAATCTTTGATATTGTGAAGAAAGAAAGCTCAGATGTTATTGGTCAAGCTGCAAATAATCAGTTTTATTTCCAATTTTTGACTTATTATCAACATAGCAATGGACAAATGAGACTTAGAGCCACCACTCTTTCAAGAAGATGGGTCACAGGTCCAGGAAATATACAG GATTTGGTTGCTGGGTTTGACCAAGAAGCAGCTGCAGTAGTCATGGGGCGACTAGTTTCTTTCAAAATGGAAACAGAG GCTGAATTTGACCCCATAAGGTGGCTTGATAAAACATTGATACATTTATGTTCACGTTTTGGTGACTATCAAAAAGACAATCCATCTTCTTTTGTCCTTTCTCCTCGTTTATCAATCATTCCTCAATTTGTCTTCAATTTGAGAAGATCTCAATTCGTACAG GTTTTTAACAACAGCCCGGATGAAACAGCTTATTTTAGAATGGTTATGAACAGAGAAAATGTTGCAAATTCAGTTGTGATGATTCAGCCTTCTTtaatttcttatgcttttaattcTGGAGCTGAACCTGCTTTATTAGATGTGGCTTCAATTGCTGCTGATAGAATCCTTCTTTTGGATTCATATTTCACTGTTGTTGTCTTTCATGGATCCACCATTGCTCAATGGCGTAAAGCTGGCTACcaaaatgaacctgaacataaa GTTTTTGCTCAGTTGTTGCAAGCTCCACTCGATGATGCTGATGCTATTGTAAAGGAAAGATTTCCAGTACCCCGTTTAGTGATTTGTGATCAGCATGGATCTCAG GCTCGTTTTCTATTAGCAAAACTAAATCCATCAGCTACATATAATTCGGAAGCTCCTCCTACTCCTGGTGGAGATGTTCTCTTTACAGATGATGTCAGCTTTGAAATCTTTTTAGATCATCTTCAACGATTAGCAGTTCAATAA
- the LOC111883621 gene encoding transcription factor bHLH10, with translation MLENSDMFEASGCFDPNSVAHHQQVLIDHQGDSFPQPHVSNFHQISNFSAIEAPADQLHHQHLMNMDMDHQNHQQINWAHNPHDQVLIGNDNNCLPTPTPPDLLNLFQLPRCSSSICFSNPTHIDQTSGQVMFDPLLPHNLPPQPPFFRELLNSLPNGFNLTGCGSIFGEMDMDRGEQNQLYHDGDAVLEFGGGIINGKGRENKDTKHFATEKHRRQQLNGKFEALKGLVPNPTKADRASVVGDAIEYINELKRTVEELKILVERKRCNRGRMKKHKTEDDSTLDVESIYTKSNGGGSAGAGDHAHDQQTYNGNSTSTMRSSWLQRKSKNTEIDVRIIDDEVTIKLVQQKRINCLFLVSKVLHELQLDLHHVAGGLIGDFYSYLFNTKICEGSSVYASAIANKLIEVVDKQYATIPVTSSY, from the exons ATGCTGGAGAATTCAGATATGTTTGAAGCAAGTGGTTGCTTCGATCCAAATTCTGTAGCTCACCATCAACAAGTGCTTATTGATCACCAAGGTGACAGTTTCCCACAACCCCATGTCTCCAACTTCCACCAAATTTCCAATTTCTCCGCCATTGAAGCACCTGCAGATCAGCTTCATCACCAACATCTCATGAACATGGACATGGATCACCAAAACCACCAACAAATCAACTGGGCTCATAATCCTCATGATCAGGTTCTTATCGGGAACGATAACAATTGTTTGCCTACACCCACACCACCAGATCTCCTTAATCTCTTCCAGTTACCCAGATGCTCTTCATCAATATGCTTTTCCAACCCGACCCATATCGATCAAACCTCGGGTCAAGTCATGTTCGATCCGCTATTGCCTCACAATCTCCCTCCACAGCCTCCATTCTTCAGAGAGTTGCTGAATTCTCTCCCAAACGGATTCAATTTGACTGGTTGTGGCTCCATTTTTGGCGAGATGGATATGGACAGAGGAGAACAGAATCAACTGTATCATGACGGAGATGCGGTTTTGGAGTTCGGTGGGGGAATAATTAATGGAAAAGGGAGAGAAAACAAAGATACAAAACATTTTGCGACTGAGAAACATAGAAGGCAACAATTGAATGGCAAGTTTGAGGCCTTGAAGGGATTAGTCCCAAATCCCACAAAG GCTGATCGAGCATCGGTGGTCGGAGATGCCATTGAATACATCAACGAACTCAAGAGAACTGTGGAAGAACTGAAGATTTTGGTGGAGAGGAAGAGATGCAACAGAGGTAGGATGAAAAAGCACAAAACAGAAGACGATTCGACTTTAGATGTAGAGAGTATTTACACAAAGAGCAATGGAGGTGGCAGCGCCGGTGCCGGAGATCATGCTCATGATCAACAAACCTACAACGGCAATTCAACTTCTACAATGAGGAGCTCATGGCTAcagagaaaatccaaaaacacagAGATCGATGTTCGAATCATTGATGATGAAGTTACAATCAAATTGGTGCAACAAAAGAGGATCAACTGTTTGTTTCTTGTTTCAAAAGTTCTTCATGAACTTCAACTGGATCTTCATCATGTCGCTGGTGGACTCATTGGTGATTTCTACAGCTATCTGTTCAATACCAAG ATTTGTGAAGGGTCCTCTGTTTATGCAAGTGCTATAGCCAATAAGCTAATTGAGGTGGTGGACAAACAATATGCAACTATCCCAGTCACTTCTAGCTACTAA